A single genomic interval of Desulfolucanica intricata harbors:
- a CDS encoding MBL fold metallo-hydrolase — protein sequence MLKLTTLSENSANKKGYLAEHGLSILVEYGDYKVIFDTGQGISAAQNADKLGVNLREINDIALSHGHFDHTGGLKYILDRTGPKNIYTHPDSLAAKYRLVKDNIYKAMGLPYNIKEIQKCGANFILNSKPVELYPGVILTGEIPRKVAFEPTAEGHVILEGENYRRDFLLDDQALSVTTPYGLVVILGCAHAGIINTLCYIKELTGTKKIFAVVGGTHLIEAGPERLELTISALKEMEVEKIAVSHCTGFRAQVALQQAFGEDFILNNCGNILTF from the coding sequence ATGTTAAAATTAACAACTTTATCTGAGAACAGTGCTAACAAAAAAGGTTATCTGGCTGAACACGGTCTGTCTATTCTTGTAGAATACGGAGACTACAAGGTTATTTTTGACACCGGCCAGGGAATTTCTGCTGCACAGAATGCCGATAAATTGGGTGTAAATCTTAGGGAAATTAATGATATTGCTTTAAGTCACGGACACTTCGATCATACCGGGGGCTTAAAATATATCTTAGATAGGACCGGTCCCAAAAATATTTATACCCACCCTGACAGCCTGGCAGCTAAATACAGGCTGGTTAAAGATAATATTTATAAAGCTATGGGGCTGCCTTACAACATCAAGGAGATACAGAAATGCGGGGCAAATTTTATACTTAATTCCAAACCGGTAGAACTATACCCCGGTGTCATTTTAACCGGCGAGATTCCCCGTAAAGTAGCTTTTGAACCAACTGCCGAAGGACATGTTATTCTGGAAGGTGAAAATTATCGTCGAGATTTTCTATTAGATGATCAGGCTTTATCCGTTACTACCCCTTACGGACTGGTAGTAATTTTGGGCTGTGCCCATGCCGGGATTATAAACACCTTATGTTATATTAAGGAATTGACCGGTACAAAAAAAATTTTCGCCGTTGTGGGAGGTACTCATTTGATTGAGGCAGGTCCTGAGCGCTTAGAGTTAACAATAAGTGCTCTAAAAGAAATGGAAGTAGAGAAAATTGCGGTTTCCCACTGTACGGGTTTTAGGGCCCAGGTGGCTTTACAACAAGCTTTTGGAGAAGACTTTATTCTTAATAATTGTGGTAATATATTGACATTTTAA
- a CDS encoding glycosyl hydrolase family 18 protein, whose protein sequence is MRIIAAKILPLIIANVILFGWTYITYAADVTLPDKSNNIHVVKKGDSLYKLAKQYNTDVTTVKQMNGLSDNLLVIGQALAMPTKKYNSIEVNAYIEPTTSSVDSQLLNDVGKYLTYISPFSYQVNPDGSLNPINDSPALATSKQDEVAGLLVITNFRNGNFDSELAHKILTNNSVQESLINNVLNILKTKGYHGLNIDFERIPPEDRKLYNSFLKKVVQKLHSQNYLVSTALAPKTYDIRVGDWHGAHDYKTHGQLVDFVILMTYEWGWSGGNPMAVAPIDQVNKVIDYAVSVFPPQKIILGMPLYGYDWTLPYVPGGKWARRVSPQDALELAARYGVNIEYDQQSQSPYFHYTDDKGTQHVVWFEDARSVQAKFDLVNKYKLRGVSYWVLGVPFPQNWSVLDNLFHIKKAGATLNR, encoded by the coding sequence ATGAGGATTATCGCAGCAAAAATATTACCACTGATAATTGCTAATGTTATATTATTTGGTTGGACATATATTACATATGCTGCTGATGTGACGTTACCGGACAAAAGCAATAACATCCATGTCGTAAAAAAAGGAGACAGCCTTTATAAATTAGCAAAACAATATAATACAGATGTTACTACCGTAAAACAAATGAATGGTCTTAGTGATAATCTACTTGTTATCGGGCAAGCTCTGGCTATGCCAACGAAGAAATATAACTCCATTGAAGTTAATGCTTATATTGAACCTACAACAAGTTCTGTAGATTCACAACTTTTAAATGATGTTGGAAAGTATTTAACTTATATTAGTCCGTTCAGCTATCAGGTTAATCCTGATGGAAGTTTAAATCCTATTAATGATTCACCGGCATTAGCAACGTCAAAGCAGGATGAAGTTGCAGGTTTGCTGGTTATTACAAATTTTAGGAACGGCAATTTTGATTCTGAATTAGCTCATAAAATTTTAACCAATAATTCTGTACAAGAAAGTTTGATTAATAATGTGCTTAATATCTTAAAAACTAAAGGTTATCATGGTTTGAATATTGATTTTGAAAGAATTCCACCTGAAGACAGAAAACTATATAATAGTTTTCTTAAAAAAGTTGTTCAAAAATTACACTCACAAAATTATTTAGTTTCAACTGCACTTGCCCCAAAAACATATGATATAAGAGTAGGGGATTGGCATGGAGCCCATGATTATAAAACACATGGACAGTTGGTTGACTTTGTTATTCTTATGACTTACGAATGGGGTTGGTCTGGAGGAAATCCTATGGCTGTTGCCCCCATTGATCAAGTTAATAAGGTAATTGATTATGCTGTCTCAGTATTTCCTCCCCAAAAAATCATACTAGGGATGCCATTATATGGATATGACTGGACTTTACCTTACGTGCCGGGTGGAAAATGGGCACGGCGGGTGAGTCCTCAGGATGCATTGGAGTTGGCAGCCAGATACGGTGTGAATATAGAATATGACCAACAATCCCAGTCACCTTATTTCCACTATACAGATGACAAGGGAACTCAACATGTGGTATGGTTTGAAGATGCAAGGAGTGTACAAGCTAAATTTGATTTGGTCAATAAATATAAGCTAAGGGGAGTAAGTTATTGGGTATTGGGTGTACCTTTTCCTCAGAATTGGAGTGTACTAGATAATTTGTTTCATATTAAAAAAGCCGGAGCTACCCTTAATAGGTAG